The stretch of DNA TCTACGATCCGCTGGGCCAGGTGCCGGCGCTCCGCCACTTCCGCCTGGTGCACGAGTCCCCGACGAACATCTTCCGCGGGACCTCGCCGGACATCAAGTACGTCAAGGTATTCGAGTACGTTCCCGGGGCGCACATCAGAGGGGAAGGCATCATCGAGATCGATCTCGTCTCCAACACCGGGCGGAACTTCACCTACCGGCAGCAGAGCCAGAACGGGGAGTTCGTCGTCCCCTACTCCACCAGCGGCAGCCCCTACGACGTGAGAGCGGTGAGCAAGTACCGCCTGGCAGGTACGGGCGTGCAGTTCGACGTGCCGGAAGAGGCGGTGATGCAGGGGACCTACATCAACTGATCCATGACGCGGTGCTCGGCAATCTGCGGGGATGTCTTTGCAGAACACGATATCGAGACGCATACCGAGTCCGGCGCACGGATCCGCCAGGTGCTGGGCGGCGCACCCGCCGGGATCACCTGGCGGGAACCGAGAAAGGCGTCCCGCCGGGACCTGGAGCGGGTCCACCACCCCGGCTATCTCCGCTGGCTGCAGGAGATCTCCAGCGGTGCCCACTTCATCGATCCGAACACCTACGTCACGGCCCACTCGTTCGAAGTGGCTGCCTGCGCCGCAGGCTCGGCGATCGCGGCTGTTGAGCGGGCGATGGACGGCGAGCACTGCTTTGCGCTCGTCCGCCCGCCCGGGCACCACGCCGAGGCCGATCAGGCGATGGGATTCTGTCTCCTGAACAACGCCGCGATTGCCGCGGCAAACGCGCTCACATCCGTCGAGCGGGTGGCGATCGTCGACTGGGATCTGCACCACGGCAACGGCACGCAGAACATCTTTTACGGGTCCGACCGGGTGCTCTACTGCTCGGTCCACCAGGAGGGCGCCTTCCCGCGGACGGGATGGGTGGACGAGATCGGGAGCGGCAGCGGGCGGGGCTACTCGCTGAACGTCCCCCTCAAGAAGGGGGCGACGATCTCGGATTACCGCGCGGTCTTCACCGAACTGTTCGTGCCGGCGCTGGAGCGGTTCCGCCCCGATCTGCTGATCGTCTCGGCCGGCCAGGATCCGCTCGCCGACGACCGGCACGGCAGCATGTGCCTGCAACCCGCGGACTTCGGGGTGCTCACCCGCATCCTGATGGGGGCGAGCGATCTCCCCCTGGCGCTGGTGCTGGAGGGGGGCTACGGCCCCTCCCACGGGGCGGCGGTCTCCCATATCTTCCAGGCGCTCCAGGGAAAGCGGATCGCCGGGGGGGAGGCTGGCGAGCCCCGCAGGAGCACGCGGGCCCTGATAGGAACGCTGAAGAAAGTGTGGTTCTAGGGCACTGTCAGGGATCATTCCCATCACCTCAACAGCCTTTCCGCGGACCAGGCTGGCGGCGGGGACGAGGGGGGGACCCCGGTCCAGCAGGAGAGCACGGAAGACCTGCGCGATTTTGAGAGATTCCTCCTCTCCCTATCCGCTCGTCCCTGCGAACAACCGCCTGCACATGCCGAATTCTCTATCGACCCTGGCGAGATGGCAGGTCAAACCGGGTTGGAGTGGAAAAGAGATCCCTCCCGGAACAGGCCCTATCGCACCATGGGGGGGAGGGGGTGCGCCCCTTCCCCGCCGCTGCGATACCTCCCGAG from Methanomicrobiales archaeon encodes:
- a CDS encoding histone deacetylase gives rise to the protein MTRCSAICGDVFAEHDIETHTESGARIRQVLGGAPAGITWREPRKASRRDLERVHHPGYLRWLQEISSGAHFIDPNTYVTAHSFEVAACAAGSAIAAVERAMDGEHCFALVRPPGHHAEADQAMGFCLLNNAAIAAANALTSVERVAIVDWDLHHGNGTQNIFYGSDRVLYCSVHQEGAFPRTGWVDEIGSGSGRGYSLNVPLKKGATISDYRAVFTELFVPALERFRPDLLIVSAGQDPLADDRHGSMCLQPADFGVLTRILMGASDLPLALVLEGGYGPSHGAAVSHIFQALQGKRIAGGEAGEPRRSTRALIGTLKKVWF